CACTGCCCTGGGGATGGCCAGTTCCACTGTCTTGGGGGCTGTCTGCCTCCCCTTCCTGGGGATGGCCAGCTCCGCCATCTTGGGAGCTGCCTGCCCTGCCTCCCTTGGGATGGCCAGCTCCACCGTCCTGTGGGCTGCCTGCCCTGCCACCCAGAGGATCCCGCATTTGGGGCCTCTGCCAGGGTGGGACATTGCACAGGGTGGACTGGCAGCAGGTCTTGGTCATCTGGGTTCCATCTACTGTCTTGATAATAGGCTGGCACGTGTCCACACACCACATGGAGTAGGTGGTCAGGAAACCTGAGTCTGGGGGAAGGTGGAAAACAGGTGCTGAAGCAGGGGCACAGAGGTGGGCTCCTGCCCTGGGGGCCACCAAGTGTGTGCCAGCTGCACCCACTCACCTGTGTTTCCGTGGGAGATCAGTGTGATGCAGGAGGCGTGGCTAGGGCAGCTCTGCATGTGGGTGCAGTTCTCGCCCCTGTGCAGGGACTGGCAGAAGTAGCACTGCAGGCGCTCTGTGGGCGTGGCCTGCTCAGCTGGGCAGGGTCTGCAGGGCCTTCTCAAGCAAGCCCCATCCACCCTTCCCATGAGCCGCTCCCAGAGCCTACCCTGGGGGCCCCTTGCTGGGGGTTCTTGAAGGATGAGCCAGGATGAGGCATGGGGACAGCAGGGTGAACTTTCTGTGCCTCCATTGGTTACCTGCTCAGTGGCAgtgccccaggccccaggcccctgcCATTGGCCTTGAGGGCTTGGAGGTGCGTCTGAGAACTCTGGGCAGGCAGCCTGGCACTTGAAGGCTATGGGACAGAGAGCACCCTGGGGCAGGCAAGGGCTTCTGGTGTGGGGCAAGCCCTGGCAGTGTGCTGCGCCTGCGTTCTCTCTGCTCCACCCTCAGGGCGGAGGTGAGGACAGAGGCTCCCTCCAGCCAGGCAGGGGGACAAGGCCCTGGGCCGGGTGGTGAAGGGTACCTGTGCCAGGGGCCACGTTGGTCTCCTCGTCGTCCTCGTCCTCATCATCATAACCGTAGCTCTCCGGCCCCAAGTCCATGTCATCAGCATCTTCCTCCTGTGCCTGTTCACACCCTGGCCGTGCAGGGACGCCTGTAAACCTCAGCTACCCAGGTACAGAGGACATACACTCGAGTGGAGTGCCCCCCATCCCCGTCCACCCTTCTCTCCATGGCTTGTGTggttcacagaagaggaaacagacCAGAAGTGAGCAGGTCCCCAAAGCCCTGTAGTGCTGGGGAAGAGGGGAACCTGGTCCCAGCTGGGGCCATGATTCTGGGGGCCCAAGACAGCCTTACCCACCTCCTTCTAGCCTGGGGACACCAGCC
This window of the Ictidomys tridecemlineatus isolate mIctTri1 chromosome 7, mIctTri1.hap1, whole genome shotgun sequence genome carries:
- the Gpihbp1 gene encoding glycosylphosphatidylinositol-anchored high density lipoprotein-binding protein 1 isoform X2, producing the protein MEVLRAVLLALLLCGQSGCEQAQEEDADDMDLGPESYGYDDEDEDDEETNVAPGTERLQCYFCQSLHRGENCTHMQSCPSHASCITLISHGNTDSGFLTTYSMWCVDTCQPIIKTVDGTQMTKTCCQSTLCNVPPWQRPQMRDPLGGRAGSPQDGGAGHPKGGRAGSSQDGGAGHPQEGEADSPQDSGTGHPQGSGAGHPQGSRPGHPRSGGAGHSQGGKIGSPQDSGTGHPQGSRPGHPQSGGAGRPQGGRAGGPLGCPQNVGTALLLSLLTNLWATGA
- the Gpihbp1 gene encoding glycosylphosphatidylinositol-anchored high density lipoprotein-binding protein 1 isoform X1 codes for the protein MEVLRAVLLALLLCGQSGCEQAQEEDADDMDLGPESYGYDDEDEDDEETNVAPGTAFKCQAACPEFSDAPPSPQGQWQGPGAWGTATEQVTNGGTESSPCCPHASSWLILQEPPARGPQGRLWERLMGRVDGACLRRPCRPCPAEQATPTERLQCYFCQSLHRGENCTHMQSCPSHASCITLISHGNTDSGFLTTYSMWCVDTCQPIIKTVDGTQMTKTCCQSTLCNVPPWQRPQMRDPLGGRAGSPQDGGAGHPKGGRAGSSQDGGAGHPQEGEADSPQDSGTGHPQGSGAGHPQGSRPGHPRSGGAGHSQGGKIGSPQDSGTGHPQGSRPGHPQSGGAGRPQGGRAGGPLGCPQNVGTALLLSLLTNLWATGA